One Kushneria konosiri genomic window, GTTCGGTAAGGCCCGGAAATAGAGGGTTTCCGATCACGCTACTATCATTTTCATGATACTTTTCAACTCACAACTGTATTTCCTGAAAACTTGTACAATATTGTGCTTATAAGCGCATGTCGCGCATCAACAGCACCATTTTCAAAGGGCAGGGTCGGCCTTGGGTCGCCATTGCCATGGGTTTGATCAGCAACGTACCGGGGTGACAGGAAACCTATGCCAGCAGCGACGCTTTCCAGAGCAAAGGCCTGGGAACATGTATTGCGCGCCCGCCAGTTTGATTGGCAGCGCGGCCACTCGTATCAGCACGATTCAATGTCAATAACGGCGGGTGGCGCGTGGCGCTGTAGCGACGCCGTGGATGCTGACGCTTCCCGATTGCTTGACATCATGCTGCCGCTGGTTGCCCGGTCCGGTGCGCTTGTTATGGCGCAGCTGGGCCAGAGCCTTGATGGCCGCATTGCTACGGAGTGCGGGGCGTCCTACTACGTGACAGGGCATGAAGGGCTGGTGCATCTGCATGCGCTACGGGCCGTGGTCGATGCTGTAGTGGTTGGTGCGGCCACCGTTGCCATGGATGATCCACGCCTGACCGTACGCCACGTGACCGGCGAGCACCCCGTACGAGTGGTGCTGGACCCACGAGGGCGAGTGCCTGAGCGTCGCTTTGTGTTTGAAGATAACAGTGCTCGAACCCTGCATCTTGTCAGACACGAGCATGTCGAGCGCTGGCAGGCCTGTCACGAACGTCATGGCCATGACGTCAGCGTGCTGGGCCTTGAATCAGGAGAGGAGGGTGTCGAGCCGCAAGCGGTGATCGAGCTTCTGGGTCGTCAGTCACTGGTGCGTGTGCTGGTGGAAGGCGGTGGCATGACCGTGTCGCGTTTTCTACAAAAAGGGTGTCTTGATCGTCTGCATAGTATGGTTACGCCGATGATTATCGGCTCGGGCAGGCCCACGTTGACGCTGCCGGTCATCGAATGTCTGAGTCAGGCGATGCGACCGTCTTCACGTCACTTTAGCCTGGGAGAAGATGTTCTGTTTGACCTGGAGTTTACAACTGTTGCATAAATAGACATTAATTAACGTTTCTTTTCGGGGTCTTCAATCACGGATTGTCTGGGAAAATATCGGTGTCCCCCGCTATTGAACGGAGCCTGAAAGATGAGCGTAAAAGGGTTGGTGTCCCTGCTGTTTTGTGTGCTGCTGGTGTCTTCCGGTATCTGGTTGACGATGGACCAGGCAAGCCAGGAGCGGCAGTGGAACCTCAAAAAGGATGCGGCCAACGGCGTTATTCCAGGTGAGCTTCCGGGAGATGAGGTCGAGGCCGATCTTGCCGATCACCAGACCGGTGAAGACAAGGATACCGGCATCGTCAGTATGCTGCCATGATCCTACCTGGACATTTGTCCGGGACGTGTGTGTCGTCCCATCAGAAGTACTGCAGCACCCGGCAGGCTCGAGAGTAGTATAACCGCGCCATAGGTCACCGAGATCGCCACTCCCTGCTGGGCCGAAAACCCCGCCAGCATCCAGATCAGCGCTGCCGCGCTCTCCCTGATTCCCCAGCCTGCAACCGACAGAGGAATGGCCATCGCCATGAGTACCGGCGGTGTCAGCGCCAGCAGCGTAGTCGTCGACAGTGGCTCCCCCAGCGCTCTGGCACAGCAGACAAACACCAGCATGTAGCTCAGCACGATGGCCAAAGAGCCGAGTAGCTGAGGCAACCACAACCGCCGATTCCAGAGTCCGCGTCTCAGGTCCCGCCGCAACGCGCCCAGCCATTCAGACGGGTGACGACACACCCATACCCCTGCCAGCAGCAAAACGACCAGTACAATATAAAACAGGGCATAAGGCACGTCGGTGTGGGTATTCAGCATCAGATTGGCCTGACGCAATCGCTCGATCACTCCATGACGCAGAGGCGTAAAGGCCAACAGTGTGGCCACGGCGACCATCAACAGAGCAGCCTGTCCCGATGCGCGCTCGATGATAACGGCTCGCAGCGCGGCACCATAGGACACATCCCGTATACCATGGCGCCAGGCGCGTCCCAGATCCCCTGTCATCCCCCCGGTAGAATCTGATTGAGAAAGGTCGAGAGGTAGTACTCGCTGATGGCGGTCGGCAGCGACAGTGACATCCCCATGTGAGAAGCCGTCAGTCGCCATCGCCAGGCCGATAGCATGATCTGTGGCACCGAGATCAAGAGCGCCAGGCCCAGCCATCCAGGAGACAGGTCGCTCAGCCGTGCCCACAGGGCATCAATATTTACCAGCCATATCACCCCTCCCAGAATGCCCAGGGTGAGCGTCCAGCGCAGCAGAGAAGAGGTCAGAACACGACGAAAGCCCTGCCTGACGGGAGGCGCTTGTTGAGGCCCCGGGGCAGTCATGATGTCTCTGGAAAGCCAGCGACGGCGAATAGATCGGTATGTCCGACCGTGATCTCGACACGGCCCTGGGCAATATGCTGCTGTCGGCGGGCGTGCCAGTCCATCAGGGGCTCACGCT contains:
- a CDS encoding RibD family protein, giving the protein MPAATLSRAKAWEHVLRARQFDWQRGHSYQHDSMSITAGGAWRCSDAVDADASRLLDIMLPLVARSGALVMAQLGQSLDGRIATECGASYYVTGHEGLVHLHALRAVVDAVVVGAATVAMDDPRLTVRHVTGEHPVRVVLDPRGRVPERRFVFEDNSARTLHLVRHEHVERWQACHERHGHDVSVLGLESGEEGVEPQAVIELLGRQSLVRVLVEGGGMTVSRFLQKGCLDRLHSMVTPMIIGSGRPTLTLPVIECLSQAMRPSSRHFSLGEDVLFDLEFTTVA